The genomic window ATGGTAAGCACAATCGCTAACCCGTAAGCAGCCTCCATATTGGACGACTCCTTAAAATATAAAACAACTGCAATACAACCAACGAGCAACATCCAATTTACTGATGGAATATATAATTGTCCCTTCCAATCTGTTGGATATTTAATTTTTACTTTTGGCCAAAAATTAAGTCGTACAGCCTCATTAATTAATGTAAACGAACCGCTTATAAGAGCCTGGCTAGCAACAATAGCAGCGGCAGTAGAAATAATAATACCTGTCAATAAAAAACTATCGGGCATAATTAAATAGAATGGCTTGTCAATATTAAAAGATGAAAGCAATGCTCCTTCATGATGCATTAGCCATGCCCCTTGACCAAAATAGTTAAGCAATAGCGCGATTTTAACAAAAATCCATGTCGCACGAATATTGGCTTTACCACAATGGCCTAAATCTGAATACAAAGCCTCAGCTCCTGTAGTACAAAGAAATACGGCTCCCAATAACCAGAATCCCCCCGGAGTTTTTAAAAGTAGTTGATAGGCATAGTAAGGATTTAAGGCTTTCAAAACTTGCCAATCGCCCACAAGCTCCTTGATTCCCAATATAGAAAGCATTAAAAACCAAATAAACATTATAGGCCCAAAACCTCTACCCACTATTTTTGTTCCAAATTGTTGAATTAGAAATAGTACGGTTAGTATTGCAATAACGATAGGCACAGTATTTATATTAGGATTTATTTTCACCAAGCCCTCTACAGCCGAAGAAACTGAAATGGGTGGTGTTATAATGCCATCTGCTAATAACGTGCTACCGCCAATAATGGCTGGAAATAGCAGCCACTTTACTTTTGTTTTTCTAACTAATGCGTATAATGAAAATATCCCCCCTTCACCTTTGTTGTCGGCTCTTAAGGTAATTACAACATATTTTAAGGTTGTTTGAAGTGTAAGTGTCCAAAAAATACATGATAATGCACCTAACACTACGTTATTACTTATTGGATTTTTTCCAATAATGGCGCTTAATACATATAATGGAGAGGTACCTATATCACCATATATAATTCCGAGTGTTACAAGTAGACCGGCTGCTGTAAGTTTATTATGATTGCTATGTTCTTTGTTTAAAGACACAAATAGTTTATGATGAGCAAAGGTAGTATTTTTTTAATTCAGCCACTTTTAATCATTCAAAAATAAAGACCAACGCTAATAATTTTGTGCTTGTTCCAACAGTTGATTGAGCTTACGTTTTATTTGATTAAAAAACTGATTGCGGTCGCGCTCGGCAATCCCGCTAATAAGCGATGATTTTTTAATTGTATTTTTAATCCAAGATTCCGCTTCTTTGGTATATCCGGCATGAAAAGTAGTAAGCGAATTAATACTATTAAACGAGTGTACAGCTATTCTTTGGGAATCAAATTCAGAATAAATTAAAATCCCCGTAAGGTTTATATTACTTAAATATAAATTATACTCTACAGGAGCTTTATCTGGGTTTGCCTTATTGCTATGTATTGCAGCCTGCTCAATGGTCTCAATCATTTGAATAGTTTGTTGTATAATCTTTTCGGCAATGGCTCTATTCTTAAACAGGAAGCTTTCTAAATAAAAGGTTATTTGTGTGTAAATAGTATTAATGGATTCTGGAGTCCATATTTCTGTGGCAGGACAGCGCTTGTAAGTTGTATATATATTATGGCAAATTTCATTAATCTCGGGCTCTAAATCTGATGCGTCAAACAGCATTTTATCGTAAGCGGGCACACCTAAAACTGTTTTGCGCCAATAAAATAATTTGTATGCAGTAAGCTCCGGAAACTGGAAGTAATAAAACAAAGGCATTTCGTGCGCGGCATAATAAATATGTTTTTCGTTACTTTCTGCGCAACCTCTCAATTGGCTTAGCATATTCTTGAAATGCTGTTTCAGTAATTCAGGGTTGTGGTATAATGAGGTGTAGTTAAAACTAACTGAATTATTATTACCGTCTTCTCGCAATAATTCAACCAGGTTCAGCTTAAACTTACGTGCAATTAAAGCCATTTCATCAATACTAATGGCTGTTTCACAACGTAAACGTCTGTAAATACTATCGGTGCTTAATCCTAGAATATCCGATAATTCATCAGCCAATGATATATTATCAGATACAGAAAGCTTTAGGCTCTCGATAAAGCGGTGCTGATATTTTAATTCCTGTTCGTTTTTCATAAATAAAGCAGTTGATTTTGGCGATTTTATTTGCATTTTTCGCAAATAAATGGATTTTGTTTTGCAATAATTCGTTTCAATATACCCAAAAGTTGCAAATTTTGCAACTAAAAATGATTGTTGCTTAGGAGTGCCCTTCTAATTGCATTTTTTGCCGATTTTCATTCGGAGCGCCTTATTTCCCGTTACACTTCTCTGCTAAAGCGAACGAACTTTGTGTCATAAAATTAAATAACAAAACAATTAAAATTTAAAACATGAAAACGTCAAATTCAAACAAACTGATTAAAAAATTAACTTTTGTAATGTTACTAACGGCAAGTATTGCTAACGCAAATACAGGAGATTCTTCCAAGGTTGAATATTATAGAAATATGAATAATGTATCGAAAAAAAATTTATTTTCTATTGAAGCACATAAATTATTGGCATTTACGGCCGTTGTTCATTATGAATATTTGATTAACGAAAGATTGTCTGTACACACATCATCATCGTTTGGACTATTGGGGATTAATGGGACTTTGGGAGCAAAGTATTATCCTATTAAAAATACAGGGTTGATTTCGCCTTATATCGGAGCAGAAATGTTTTATGCAGGCAGCGGGTATATATTAACCAGAAATAATTTTTGGGATGCAAGTTTTGACGAGGCGTTGGATGGTAAAACAAAAATGAATCCAGGAATAGTATTCGCGTTAAAAAACGATTTCTTTTTAGACGTAAGCTATCCAGTTTACATTACCCAGGGCAAGTTTGATAGTGCTGTGCTTCCTCAGTTTAAGATTGGACTAAAACTGTAATCGATACATTGAAAAATCAGAGTGTAAAACCAACCATTTTTTTATCAACAAATGTTAATAAAAGCAACTTCTTTTAATAGCCTTTCTTGCTAATAAATAAAGGCTTTTTAGTATATTTACCACACTTAAAAAAACCAAAAAAATTAGCAAAAAAAAGTATGGAAGACGCATTGAAAAATAATGGAGATTATAACGCAGATAGTATTCAGGTTTTAGAGGGCTTAGAGGCTGTTAGAAAGCGCCCTGCCATGTATATTGGCGATATTGGCGTAAAAGGATTACATCATTTGGTGTATGAAGTAGTTGACAACTCCATTGATGAGGCTCTTGCCGGACATTGTAAAAATATTGATGTTTTTATTAACGAAAATAATTCCATAACCGTAAAAGATGATGGACGTGGTATTCCTACCGACTTTCATCACAAAGAAAATCGTTCGGCTCTAGAGGTTGTAATGACGGTATTACATGCCGGAGGAAAATTTGATAAAGATTCGTACAAGGTTTCCGGAGGATTGCATGGTGTGGGTGTTTCCTGTGTAAACGCCTTGTCTACACATTTAATGGTGGAGGTTCACCGTAACGGAAAAATGTTCCAACAAGAATATTCAATAGGAAAGCCATTGTATCCTGTTAAGGAAATTGGAACTACTGAGAAGCGTGGTACAACTGTTACATTTAAACCGGATGAATCTATTTTTACCACTACGGTTTATTCATACGATACACTAGCAACGCGTTTGAGAGAACTATCGTTCCTTAACAAAGGAATTAGATTAAATCTTACAGATTTAAGAGATAAAGACGCAGAAGGAGTAGCAAAAAACGAATCGTTTTATTCTGAAAAAGGATTGCTGGAGTTTGTTGAATATTTGGATGCTACACGCGAAAAATTGATTCAAGATGGCATTTACATGGAAGGCGAAAAGTCCGGTATTCCTGTTGAGATTGCAATGGTGTACAATACTTCTTTTGGAGAAAATTTGCACACGTATGTAAATAATATCAATACACACGAAGGAGGAACTCACTTAGCCGGATTTAGAAGAGGCTTAACGAGAACCTTGAAGAATTATGCCGATAAATCGGGCATGCTATCTAAGCTTAAATTAGAAATAAACGGAGATGATTTTCGTGAAGGATTGACGGCAGTAATTTCCGTAAAGGTGCAAGAGCCGCAGTTTGAGGGACAAACAAAAACAAAGCTTGGGAATAACGAAGTGATGGGGGCTGTAGATACAGCCGTGAGCGAGATGCTTTCTAATTACTTGGAAGAACATCCAAAAGAAGCAAAACTGATTGTAGATAAAGTTATTTTGGCTGCCACCGCACGCCATGCTGCTCGTAAGGCGCGCGAGATGGTGCAACGTAAGAATGTGCTTACAGGAACAGGTTTGCCGGGTAAGCTTTCGGACTGTTCCGAAAGTGATCCTTCTATTTGCGAAATATTTTTGGTTGAGGGAGATTCAGCGGGTGGAACTGCCAAACAAGGTAGAAACAGAGCCTTTCAAGCTATATTGCCATTGCGTGGAAAAATTTTGAATGTGGAGAAAGCAATGGAATATAAAATTTACGACAACGAAGAGATAAAAAATATGTTTACTGCGTTGGGTGTAACAAAAGGAACTATGGAGGATGAACGTGCATTAAACCTAGATAAATTACGTTACCACAAAGTTGTTATCATGTGTGATGCCGATGTGGATGGAAGTCACATCACTACCTTGATTTTAACTTTCTTTTTCCGTCACATGAAGGAGTTAATTGAGAACGGATATATCTATATAGCTACTCCTCCGTTGTATTTAGTTAAAAAAGGAAAAGACCAACGCTACTGTTGGAATGAAGAACAACGTGATATTGCTATAAAAGATATGGCGGGAGCCGCAGGTAAGGAAAGTACTGTAGGCGTGCAACGTTACAAAGGTTTGGGAGAGATGAACGCAGAACAATTGTGGGAAACTACGATGAATCCGGAGTTCAGAACACTAAGACGTGTAACAATTGAAAGTGCTGCCGAAGCCGATAGAATTTTCTCTATGCTTATGGGAGATGAAGTTCCGCCACGTAGAGATTTTATTGAGAAAAACGCTAAGTATGCAAATATTGATGCGTAGGAATATTTATAAGTAAGAGTAAGAATTAAATGAAAAAGGCTGCGGAATTTGTTTCGCAGCCTTTTTCATTTGTTTTTTGTGAATAGCCGTCCCTGCGCGTTTTAAACTTTAGTTAAGCTTGTTTTTTACTAGCGTATTATTGTAACATCACCGTATTTTTCAATCTCGTTGTCATAAAAATCTTTTACAACAAGTTTCCATACGTATGTTTCTATTTCTGCAAGTGTGCCATTTTTCTTTCTTCCATCCCAATGCTTATTAGAGTCTGTCGATTCGAATAGCAATTCGCCCCAACGATTAAATATTTTTAAATTATAGGAGCTGATTCCATAAGCGCTAATTTCAAACTCTTCATTTTTAGTATCTCCATTTGGCGTAAAAGAATTTGGTGCAAAAATAAGTACTTCTGCATTGATGCGAATTACTTTTTCCATAGAGTCTTTGCAGCCTACTTCGTTTATCAGTACTATTTTTGAAACAAACTCTCCTGTTTGTGGATATGCATATTTTGGATGTGTTTGAAATGATGTTGCACCGTCTCCAAAAAACCAAACAAAATTTTGTATCGTGTCGCTAGATAAGTTGGTAAATGTGATAGTTGGATCCGATAATTGAGTTTCCTCTTTGTCAACGGTGAAATCGGCAACAGGAGCCGGAAGTATTGCTAATGTGGTGTTTCCTGTGCTTATGCAGCCGTCTGAGTTTACTACCGTTACAGAATAAACGCCCGACATATTTACGGTTGAATTAGAAATTACCGGATTTTGCACCGTTGTATTAAAGCCCATTGGTCCTTTCCATTGGTAGGAAACCCCATTGCCTACAACATCGAGCATTGCGGCTGTTCCGGCACAATACGGTCCGGTGTTTGTTGCAGTAGCACCGGGATAAGTAGATACCAAAACGGAAATCACGGTGTCTTTTGTACATGGTCCAATCTCTACACTGAGCCTAACTTGCTTGGTTCCGGGGGTTGAGTAGAGGTAAGTAGGATTTTGTTGCGTGTCGTCTATGCTTCCATTTCCATCAAAATCCCAATACCAAGCAGTAATAGAGCCTGCCGGGCTTGATAAGTCGGTAAACTGTGTAGTTGCTCCAATGCAGGTAGATGTAGCCGAAAAACTAGCTATAGGGCTAATTGGAATTCCGGGTATTATGGTATCTAATGTGTATGCACACGCTGCTCCGGTAGAAGGAGTAACCAAAACTTGGTAATGGCCGCCTTGGTTAATGGTAACATTTTGGTTTGTTGTGGTGCCAACAATATTTCCTTGCCCACCTATTACAGACCATGCGTAGTTGCTAGCTCCTGCAGGTGCTGTGAGTACCACATTGGTAGTGCCACACACTACCGGAGCAGAGGCTGTAATGGCTGATGTCATTGGGCTACAAACGGCATCGACATAAGCATATCCGTAGTGACCTCCAAATGCGCAGCTGGAAGCGGTAAATCGAACCGTAACATTTTGACCAACATATTGGGATAGGTTAAAAGAAGCAATTGTCCAAGGTTTGTAATATACTCCGGAAAACCAACTGCCACAGTTATTGCTTAAGATAAAACCCGGAGATCCTCCATTTTGGGCTACCACATTATACGCCAAACAATTGATAGGATTTCCAAGAGCATCCAGCACTTCTGCCCTAAAATAAGGCTGTTCGTTGGTTCCATGGCCACTGCCGCCATCTTCTAAAACTACCGCATACGCAATTGTGAGAAGCGCATTTGACTGTGCAACTGTAAACATTTGCTCTAAAGAAGCCCCAAACCCAAATGATGCAAAGTTATAGCAAGTACTATTGAGCAGCACAGAATTATTGCTATTAGGAAGGGGGGACAATGTTGGAAAACCTCCACAAGCATCATTCCCTAAGGTGTTTCCTGCAACTAGGGTATGTCGATTGCATGAGGATGGAGGTTGGTTAACTCCTCCATTCGGTCCGGGAACAAAGCCTGCAATCATATTTGACAATGGTTGTTGAGAATCATAATTGTCGCCTTTGTATCCGTTCCATCCATTTAAACTTCCATTTTCAAAATCCATGTTCGTGCAAGGCCCTTGTACTATTGGGTTTGCAGAGTTGTTGTTGTTTTTAAAATTAGCTTTTGGTTGTAGTGATGGAATTGTAAGATTGTATTTAGCAGCCACAAATTCTACTTGCTTATGGTAGAAGAATCC from Bacteroidota bacterium includes these protein-coding regions:
- a CDS encoding KUP/HAK/KT family potassium transporter — protein: MSLNKEHSNHNKLTAAGLLVTLGIIYGDIGTSPLYVLSAIIGKNPISNNVVLGALSCIFWTLTLQTTLKYVVITLRADNKGEGGIFSLYALVRKTKVKWLLFPAIIGGSTLLADGIITPPISVSSAVEGLVKINPNINTVPIVIAILTVLFLIQQFGTKIVGRGFGPIMFIWFLMLSILGIKELVGDWQVLKALNPYYAYQLLLKTPGGFWLLGAVFLCTTGAEALYSDLGHCGKANIRATWIFVKIALLLNYFGQGAWLMHHEGALLSSFNIDKPFYLIMPDSFLLTGIIISTAAAIVASQALISGSFTLINEAVRLNFWPKVKIKYPTDWKGQLYIPSVNWMLLVGCIAVVLYFKESSNMEAAYGLAIVLTMLMTTTLLAYYLTLKRYNKIFMYSLLVTYIIIETSFLIANLEKFTHGGWITLLIAGTLYLIMYAWHRAKEIRNKYIEFVRLSDYIPMIADLSKDLTIPKYSTHLVYLTGANQADEIESGAIYSILQKQPKRADIYWFVHVDVVDEPYKMDYRVTEIIKHDIIRIDFRLGFRVAPKINLMYRKVVQDLVKNGEVDITSRYESLNKQNVIGDFRFVVLEKFLSYDNDLPFYQKIILDIYFFLKHWSLSEEKAFGLDTSSVNIEKVPLVISPIKEINLKRI
- a CDS encoding gliding motility-associated C-terminal domain-containing protein, yielding MKKQLSIIFVGIFYISFLYSQQYNFFKGDSLKNFDHNATWNEISAKGIASVDIPGFFYHKQVEFVAAKYNLTIPSLQPKANFKNNNNSANPIVQGPCTNMDFENGSLNGWNGYKGDNYDSQQPLSNMIAGFVPGPNGGVNQPPSSCNRHTLVAGNTLGNDACGGFPTLSPLPNSNNSVLLNSTCYNFASFGFGASLEQMFTVAQSNALLTIAYAVVLEDGGSGHGTNEQPYFRAEVLDALGNPINCLAYNVVAQNGGSPGFILSNNCGSWFSGVYYKPWTIASFNLSQYVGQNVTVRFTASSCAFGGHYGYAYVDAVCSPMTSAITASAPVVCGTTNVVLTAPAGASNYAWSVIGGQGNIVGTTTNQNVTINQGGHYQVLVTPSTGAACAYTLDTIIPGIPISPIASFSATSTCIGATTQFTDLSSPAGSITAWYWDFDGNGSIDDTQQNPTYLYSTPGTKQVRLSVEIGPCTKDTVISVLVSTYPGATATNTGPYCAGTAAMLDVVGNGVSYQWKGPMGFNTTVQNPVISNSTVNMSGVYSVTVVNSDGCISTGNTTLAILPAPVADFTVDKEETQLSDPTITFTNLSSDTIQNFVWFFGDGATSFQTHPKYAYPQTGEFVSKIVLINEVGCKDSMEKVIRINAEVLIFAPNSFTPNGDTKNEEFEISAYGISSYNLKIFNRWGELLFESTDSNKHWDGRKKNGTLAEIETYVWKLVVKDFYDNEIEKYGDVTIIR
- the gyrB gene encoding DNA topoisomerase (ATP-hydrolyzing) subunit B, encoding MEDALKNNGDYNADSIQVLEGLEAVRKRPAMYIGDIGVKGLHHLVYEVVDNSIDEALAGHCKNIDVFINENNSITVKDDGRGIPTDFHHKENRSALEVVMTVLHAGGKFDKDSYKVSGGLHGVGVSCVNALSTHLMVEVHRNGKMFQQEYSIGKPLYPVKEIGTTEKRGTTVTFKPDESIFTTTVYSYDTLATRLRELSFLNKGIRLNLTDLRDKDAEGVAKNESFYSEKGLLEFVEYLDATREKLIQDGIYMEGEKSGIPVEIAMVYNTSFGENLHTYVNNINTHEGGTHLAGFRRGLTRTLKNYADKSGMLSKLKLEINGDDFREGLTAVISVKVQEPQFEGQTKTKLGNNEVMGAVDTAVSEMLSNYLEEHPKEAKLIVDKVILAATARHAARKAREMVQRKNVLTGTGLPGKLSDCSESDPSICEIFLVEGDSAGGTAKQGRNRAFQAILPLRGKILNVEKAMEYKIYDNEEIKNMFTALGVTKGTMEDERALNLDKLRYHKVVIMCDADVDGSHITTLILTFFFRHMKELIENGYIYIATPPLYLVKKGKDQRYCWNEEQRDIAIKDMAGAAGKESTVGVQRYKGLGEMNAEQLWETTMNPEFRTLRRVTIESAAEADRIFSMLMGDEVPPRRDFIEKNAKYANIDA